The DNA region CGGCGCGCCGCCGCGGCCCACTCTCGCGGGCTCGCTTCCCCGGACTGGACGGCGCGACAACGGGCCGACCGTCTATCTGCTCCAGCCGGACGGGACGCTCAAGGCCGCCCGCGTGCATCCCGGGATCACCGACGGGCAGTACACCGAAATCCGGCCCGACGACCTGAAGGAAGGGGACCTCGTGGTGACGGGTCTGGTGACCGCGAAGGCCGAAGCGCAGTCGGGTCCGCGCATGAGATTCTGATGGCGCGGGAAGTCATCCGCGTCTCCGATCTGGTGAAGATCTATCGCATGGGCGACGTCGAGGTGCGGGCCCTGGACGGCGTCTCCCTGGCGGTCGCCGAAGGGGAGTTCGTCGCGGTGATGGGCTCTTCCGGTTCCGGCAAGTCGACGTTCATGAACATCATCGGATGCCTCGACCGGCCGACCTCGGGGAGGTACTGGCTCGACGGCGAGGACGTCTCGGAGCTCTCGCGCGACGAGCGCGCGGAGATCCGGAACGCGAAAATCGGGTTCGTCTTCCAGTCCTTCAATCTCCTCTCGCGGACCTCGGCCCTCGAGAACGTGGAGCTCCCGCTCCTCTACGCGCGCGACACGCACGCGGCCGATCACCGGGCGGAGAAGGCGCGGCGCTGTCTCGCGATGGTGGGGCTCACGGGGCGGGAACACCACCTCCCGAACCAGCTCTCCGGGGGCCAGCAGCAGCGGGTGGCGATCGCCCGCGCGATGATCAACGATCCGGCGATCGTGCTCGCCGACGAGCCGACGGGAAACCTCGACTCGCGCACGTCGGAAGACGTCATGGCGGTGTTCCAGGCGCTCAACGCCCGGGGCAAGACGATCGTCCTCATCACCCACGAGCCGGACATCGCCCAGTTCGCCCGCCGGACCGTGGTCTTCAAGGACGGCCGCGTCCTTTCGGACGGGCCGGTCGATCAGAGGCGGGCCGTCGCCGCCGAGACGGCGGCCGCCGGAGGAACGACATGAAGCGGTTCATGATGATCCTGAAGGTCGGCCTGCAGGCGATCCTGCGCAACAAGCTCCGGTCCGCGCTGACGATGCTCGGGATCATCATCGGCGTGGGTTGCGTGATCGCGATGATCGCGATCGGCTCCGGAGCGTCCCGGTCGATCCAGTCCCAGATCCAGTCGCTGGGGTCGAACTTCATCATGATCTTCCCCGGGGCCTCGACCCAGGGGGGCGCGCACCTCTTCAGCGACCAGTCGATGCTGACGGAGGACGACGCCAACGCGATCAAGGCGGACTGTCCGTCGGTCGCGTACATGTCCCCCGTCGTTCGTTCGAGCGGGCAGATCGTCGCGGGAGAGTCGAACTGGGGAACGCAGATCCAGGGAGTCGGCGTGGAGTGGCCTCTGGTTCGCACCTGGAACACCGTCGAAGGCGGTTTCTTCACCGATTCCGACGTCCGCGCTTCCGCAAAGGTATGCGTCCTCGGCGGGACCGTGGCCGACAATCTCTTCCCGGCCGGCGGAGCGGTCGGGCAGACGGTGCGGATCAAGAACGTTCCCTTCAAGGTCGACGGCGTGCTCGAGAAGAAGGGCGGCTCCATGATGGGCGACCAGGACGACCTGGTCGTCGTGCCGTACACGACCGCGATGAAGAGGCTCACCGGGAAGAACAAGCTGAACGTGATCTACGTGTCGGCGACGTCGGTCCAGACCGTCGCGCAAGCCCAGAGCGAAGTCGAGGCCCTTCTCCGGCAGCGCCACCATCTCGGGCCCGGTCAGGACTCGGATTTCACGATGCGTTCGCAGCAGGAATTCGCCGCGATGTCGGAGCAATCGTCCAAGACCCTGTCGATGCTCCTCGCCTCCGCCGCGGCGATCTCCCTTCTCGTGGGCGGGATCGGCATCATGAACATCATGCTCGTCTCGGTCACCGAGCGGACGCGCGAAATCGGGATCCGGATGGCGATCGGCGCGAAGGGGAGCCACGTGCTGGTCCAGTTCCTCATGGAAGCGATCACCCTGGCGGTCTTCGGAGGCCTCATCGGCGTGGGGCTCGGCGTCGGAGCGTCGACGGTCGTCTCGAAGAAGGCGAATCTCCCCGTTCACATCGCTCCGGAATCGATCCTGCTGGCGTTCGGGTTCGCGGCGGCGATCGGGATCTTCTTCGGGTTCTACCCGGCGCGGAAGGCCTCGCGTCTCGATCCCATCGACGCGCTGCGGTACGAGTAGACGAGAGCGTCGGGACGCGGGTCCTGGCGCCGTGCCGCCCGCCGGGGCCGCCCGGCGCATGGTGAGGAGGGGCTGCAGGGACGGTGCGCGTCGGGGCGGTCCCCGGCGGGACGACACGGCGCCACCCGCGCATAGAGCAGGTTCCGAGAGCAGAGATTTCTTCATCGAGCCGCTCGGGGCGCGGTTGAACCGCTCCGAACGGGGTGTCTGGAGGATGCGGTGCTTCGCACCGCGGCTGATCCTCTGAGCGGGTTGTACCCGGCGCGGAAGGCCTCGCGTCTCGATCCGATCGACGCGCTGCGGTACGAGTAGCGGGGAGCGCCGGGGGCGCGGGTCCTGTCGCCGCGCCGCCGCCGGGCCCGCCCGTTCTGACGCGCGCGTTTCCTCCGGTTCTCACCGAATTCCCTTGCCCCCGTTCGGAGCGGCGGCGACAATGCCGCGATGACCCGCGCGATCGCCGTCGCGGCGCTCCTCTCGTTCCTCCGGATGCTCGTCGCGTACGGGTTCGCGCTCGCGTTCGCGATCGTCTACGGGGTGACGGCGGGCCGTTCGAAGCGCGCGGAGCGGGTGATGATCCCGGTCCTCGACGTCCTGCAATCGGTGCCCGTGCTCGCGTTCTTCCCGGCGGCGGTGTATTTCTTCATCGCCCTGACGCGCGGCGGCCGGATCGGCGTCGAGATGGCCGCCGTGTTCCTGATCTTCACCGGGCAGGCGTGGAACATGGCGTTCGGGGTGTACGAAGCGGTGACGACGCTGCCGTCGGATTCCTCCGAGGCCGTCCGCGCGTTCGGGCTCTCCCCGTGGCGCCGATTCCGCCGGCTGGAGCTGCCCGCCGCCGTCCCGAAGCTCGTCTACAACTCCATCCTCTCGTGGGCGGCGGGCTGGTACTTCCTCGTCGCGTGCGAGATCATCTCGATCGGCAAGAGCTCCTACACGCTGCCGGGGCTCGGATCGTTCATTCAATCCTCCATGGAGGCGGCCGACATCCCCGGAATGCTGGCCGGAATCGGCGCGCTCGTCGCGATCGTCGTTCTCCTCGACGTCCTCGTCTGGCGGCCGCTCACCGTCTGGGCGGAGAAGTACCGGTTCGAGTTCACGGCCGGGATCGTCGGAGAGAGCCGGCTCTTCGATGCCTACCGCGCGTCGGGCCTGGCCGCCCGGATGGGCGCCTTCTGGGGCGCCGTGTGGTCGGCGGCGGACCGCCCGATCGAACGGCTCGAGCGCGTCCCGGCGGATTCGCCCCGGGGGCGGCTGCGCCACGCGTTCGCGATCTTCGCGCGGACGCTCTTCCTCCTCGCGGCCGGAGCGGCGGCGCTCGCGCTCCTCGTGCTCGTCGCGGCCTATCTGCGTCCGCCGATCCCGGCGGAGGCGGCGAAGATTCCGGCGGCGCTCTTCTTCTCCTTCCTGCGTCTGCTCGTGGCGTACGTCATCTCGCTCGCCTGGACCGTTCCGCTGTCGCTCTGGGTCGGGGAGAACGACCG from Thermoanaerobaculia bacterium includes:
- a CDS encoding ABC transporter permease subunit; this encodes MTRAIAVAALLSFLRMLVAYGFALAFAIVYGVTAGRSKRAERVMIPVLDVLQSVPVLAFFPAAVYFFIALTRGGRIGVEMAAVFLIFTGQAWNMAFGVYEAVTTLPSDSSEAVRAFGLSPWRRFRRLELPAAVPKLVYNSILSWAAGWYFLVACEIISIGKSSYTLPGLGSFIQSSMEAADIPGMLAGIGALVAIVVLLDVLVWRPLTVWAEKYRFEFTAGIVGESRLFDAYRASGLAARMGAFWGAVWSAADRPIERLERVPADSPRGRLRHAFAIFARTLFLLAAGAAALALLVLVAAYLRPPIPAEAAKIPAALFFSFLRLLVAYVISLAWTVPLSLWVGENDRVARIATPIAEVAASIPATAFFPLIVFLVVRALGSVNLAAVLLVLTGMQWYILFNALAGARQVPGEMKEMTRAFGLPFRRRARLAILPAMAPSLVTGSVTGWGGGWNALILSEYVTYGHRVYEARGIGQLLVRATVSGDTRLLVWSIVSMVLVIGLLNRFVWRRLYAVASVKFRIDA
- a CDS encoding ABC transporter permease codes for the protein MKRFMMILKVGLQAILRNKLRSALTMLGIIIGVGCVIAMIAIGSGASRSIQSQIQSLGSNFIMIFPGASTQGGAHLFSDQSMLTEDDANAIKADCPSVAYMSPVVRSSGQIVAGESNWGTQIQGVGVEWPLVRTWNTVEGGFFTDSDVRASAKVCVLGGTVADNLFPAGGAVGQTVRIKNVPFKVDGVLEKKGGSMMGDQDDLVVVPYTTAMKRLTGKNKLNVIYVSATSVQTVAQAQSEVEALLRQRHHLGPGQDSDFTMRSQQEFAAMSEQSSKTLSMLLASAAAISLLVGGIGIMNIMLVSVTERTREIGIRMAIGAKGSHVLVQFLMEAITLAVFGGLIGVGLGVGASTVVSKKANLPVHIAPESILLAFGFAAAIGIFFGFYPARKASRLDPIDALRYE
- a CDS encoding ABC transporter ATP-binding protein, whose product is MAREVIRVSDLVKIYRMGDVEVRALDGVSLAVAEGEFVAVMGSSGSGKSTFMNIIGCLDRPTSGRYWLDGEDVSELSRDERAEIRNAKIGFVFQSFNLLSRTSALENVELPLLYARDTHAADHRAEKARRCLAMVGLTGREHHLPNQLSGGQQQRVAIARAMINDPAIVLADEPTGNLDSRTSEDVMAVFQALNARGKTIVLITHEPDIAQFARRTVVFKDGRVLSDGPVDQRRAVAAETAAAGGTT